A window from Bdellovibrionales bacterium encodes these proteins:
- a CDS encoding class I SAM-dependent methyltransferase: protein MAVKIEPHRKKVRRRVNKKRARIVFDKYDFYRRAVQSAENDVVFIRDTYKELKKRNARTFREDFCGTFALSTEWIKLNPRHEAIGIDLDPEPMAYGKTHYLSKLKPEQQKRMTLHERNVLQPNLPKADIVAAMNFSYFCFKSREVMKLYFANVYKTLGKEGIFLVDCFGGSQCQGPIEDTIKLDGFTYYWDQSNYDPVSGEALFYIHFRVGGQKIEKVFTYDWRLWSIPELREIMSEVGFKKTHVYWEGTAKDGSGDGVFTRTEKGESCDSWIAYIVAEK, encoded by the coding sequence ATGGCAGTGAAGATTGAACCTCACCGTAAGAAAGTGCGTCGTCGCGTAAATAAAAAACGCGCACGCATCGTGTTTGATAAATACGATTTTTATCGTCGTGCGGTTCAATCCGCGGAAAATGACGTAGTCTTTATCCGTGATACTTACAAAGAATTGAAAAAGCGCAATGCACGGACGTTCCGCGAAGACTTTTGCGGAACTTTTGCGTTGTCGACAGAATGGATTAAGCTGAATCCTCGTCACGAGGCAATCGGTATTGATCTTGATCCGGAGCCAATGGCTTACGGAAAAACTCATTATCTGTCGAAGCTAAAACCCGAGCAGCAAAAGCGCATGACTCTTCATGAGCGCAATGTGCTTCAGCCGAATTTGCCGAAGGCAGATATCGTTGCAGCGATGAATTTTTCTTACTTCTGTTTTAAATCCCGTGAAGTGATGAAGCTATACTTTGCCAATGTTTACAAGACGCTCGGTAAAGAGGGCATCTTTTTGGTGGACTGTTTCGGCGGTTCACAATGTCAGGGGCCGATTGAAGATACAATCAAACTTGATGGCTTTACTTACTACTGGGATCAGAGCAATTACGATCCAGTGAGTGGCGAAGCTCTTTTCTATATTCATTTCAGAGTTGGTGGGCAGAAGATCGAAAAGGTTTTCACTTACGACTGGCGTCTGTGGTCTATTCCTGAACTTCGCGAAATTATGAGCGAAGTGGGTTTCAAGAAAACTCATGTGTACTGGGAAGGAACTGCGAAAGACGGGTCAGGTGACGGTGTTTTCACCCGCACTGAAAAAGGCGAATCCTGCGACAGCTGGATCGCCTATATCGTAGCTGAAAAATAA
- a CDS encoding alpha-ketoacid dehydrogenase subunit beta, producing the protein MASVAQAIRMALHYGEKHLGVKDIFGQDVGAPLGGVFTATQGLKTAWNSPLDERGIISMAMGIAMTGDRCVAEIQFADYIFNTIDLLKIAGNTLWVTNGQVELPMVVMTPVGAGIFGSVYHSHSFDAWASRLPGWKIVMPSNPLDAYGLMLAAIQDPNPVLYLKSKALMRHKGDELIPGEPADEKELKSMIDKPVQNFANWKAKWPELEEYIVPIGKGKITHAGEHITVVTYSRMVHLCDDVAKKLADEGISVEVIDLRSIYPYDWQMIKSSVEKTGRVLFVNEDTEVTNFGEHLAYRTTQECFYSLMARPRVVAGKNLPGIGLSPNLEKNSVPQMADIETAIREIVAEVP; encoded by the coding sequence ATGGCTAGCGTAGCACAGGCCATCAGAATGGCCCTTCACTATGGTGAAAAACATCTCGGTGTTAAAGATATCTTCGGTCAAGACGTGGGCGCGCCTCTCGGCGGTGTTTTCACAGCGACTCAAGGTTTGAAGACAGCTTGGAACTCTCCGCTGGATGAACGCGGTATCATCAGCATGGCGATGGGTATTGCGATGACGGGTGACCGTTGCGTGGCTGAGATCCAATTTGCAGATTATATTTTCAATACCATCGATTTGCTCAAAATCGCCGGCAATACTTTGTGGGTGACGAACGGACAAGTTGAATTACCGATGGTTGTGATGACTCCAGTGGGCGCAGGAATCTTTGGTTCCGTTTACCACTCGCACTCTTTCGATGCGTGGGCGTCTCGCTTGCCAGGCTGGAAGATCGTGATGCCTTCAAATCCTCTCGACGCTTACGGCTTGATGCTGGCGGCGATTCAGGATCCGAATCCAGTATTATATCTTAAATCAAAAGCTTTGATGCGCCATAAAGGTGATGAATTGATCCCTGGCGAACCTGCGGATGAAAAAGAGCTTAAGTCGATGATCGATAAACCAGTTCAGAACTTTGCCAACTGGAAAGCGAAATGGCCGGAGCTCGAAGAATACATCGTACCTATCGGTAAAGGTAAAATCACTCATGCGGGTGAGCACATCACGGTTGTTACTTACAGCCGCATGGTTCATTTGTGTGATGATGTTGCTAAGAAATTGGCGGACGAAGGCATCTCTGTTGAAGTGATCGATCTTCGTTCTATCTATCCATACGACTGGCAAATGATTAAGTCGTCTGTTGAAAAAACAGGCCGCGTATTATTTGTGAATGAAGACACTGAAGTGACAAACTTCGGTGAGCATTTGGCTTACAGAACGACTCAAGAATGTTTCTATAGCTTGATGGCTCGTCCTCGCGTTGTAGCGGGTAAGAATCTTCCAGGCATCGGTTTGTCGCCGAACCTCGAGAAGAATTCAGTTCCTCAAATGGCAGACATCGAAACAGCGATCCGTGAGATCGTAGCGGAAGTTCCATAA
- a CDS encoding thiamine pyrophosphate-dependent dehydrogenase E1 component subunit alpha: MSKKTTKSSAKAKAPAKAVVAKSAVKAKKAAPKKSKSDFGGLSEELLLKMHNLMVKSRVLEERVIKIYKAGEGYFWIGGPGEEAFGVPLGLLARKGQGLAYDWFHLHYRCTPTMVALGMPMIDATRLMMNRVTDPSTGGRNFAGHYCFPKWNVAPVTSPIEVQYPLACGTAHAQKRAGHKAISIVTGGDAGTAEGDFATCLIWASRKGQELPVLITVQNNGFGISTPYEGQHGETQIADRAKAFNIRSRVINGNDPVEAYLALEEEMEYIRKTGKPSFIEVYVSRLYGHSSADGANRKTELVDPVFAFEKRLIDAGILTKEESAKIWEGYEAEGVEAQVQARSEPSPSADSVWDHVYVGNENADWRKF, from the coding sequence ATGTCTAAAAAGACCACGAAATCCAGTGCCAAAGCTAAGGCGCCGGCGAAGGCTGTTGTAGCCAAGTCAGCGGTGAAGGCTAAGAAGGCTGCTCCTAAAAAATCCAAATCTGATTTTGGCGGATTGTCTGAAGAACTTTTGCTGAAAATGCATAATTTGATGGTTAAGTCTCGCGTGCTTGAAGAGCGCGTGATCAAGATTTACAAAGCCGGTGAAGGTTACTTCTGGATCGGTGGGCCAGGTGAGGAAGCTTTCGGCGTTCCACTCGGTTTGCTAGCACGTAAAGGCCAAGGCCTTGCCTATGACTGGTTCCATTTGCACTACCGTTGCACGCCTACCATGGTGGCTCTCGGTATGCCGATGATCGATGCAACTCGATTGATGATGAACCGCGTGACGGATCCATCGACAGGTGGCCGTAACTTCGCAGGTCACTATTGCTTCCCTAAGTGGAACGTAGCACCTGTGACTTCTCCGATCGAAGTTCAGTATCCTTTGGCCTGCGGAACGGCTCACGCGCAAAAGCGCGCGGGTCACAAAGCGATCAGCATCGTGACCGGTGGTGATGCCGGAACTGCGGAAGGTGATTTCGCGACCTGTTTGATTTGGGCCTCTCGTAAGGGCCAAGAACTTCCGGTTTTGATTACAGTTCAAAATAACGGTTTCGGTATTTCGACTCCGTATGAAGGCCAGCATGGTGAGACGCAAATCGCGGATCGTGCAAAAGCTTTCAACATCCGTTCACGCGTCATTAACGGGAATGATCCTGTTGAAGCATATTTGGCCCTTGAAGAAGAGATGGAATACATCCGTAAAACCGGTAAGCCCTCTTTCATTGAAGTTTATGTTTCTCGTTTGTACGGTCACTCTTCTGCGGACGGTGCGAACCGTAAGACAGAACTTGTCGATCCCGTCTTCGCTTTCGAAAAGCGCTTGATCGATGCGGGTATTTTGACAAAAGAAGAATCGGCGAAAATCTGGGAAGGATATGAGGCTGAGGGCGTTGAAGCTCAAGTGCAAGCTCGTAGTGAGCCAAGCCCTTCTGCAGACTCTGTGTGGGATCATGTTTATGTAGGAAACGAAAATGCTGATTGGAGGAAGTTCTAA
- a CDS encoding carboxy terminal-processing peptidase translates to MGSFKGIASLVLAGSFLFLTSNSYAQGKDDLECRYLSAIEGGFLANHIRYANRDAELANHTVEQYIKRIDPSKIYLLSTDIDQIKGWMSNLFEKTKNKDCAFLTETQKLLVKRAEERAAFAKTFLGKDYKFDPKTEFTFDPDKKPFPKNTDEANDFMKKYIHFQIANYQATDMKMDEAKKNVIKTYDRAVKRLQDTKETDLYSDYLDSFARALDPHSSFFSRDSLEDFEIQMRLSLEGIGATLSSQDGFTVVEQLVPGGAAAKSGLIEPQDKIIAVGQEKGAMENVIDMDLKDVVKKIRGAKGTKVRLTILRKKGESKQRLDVSLTREKVNLEDEAASIIYQDKEINGKKKKIGIINFPSFYADSRRGGRSSAADLKKIIKEANEKKVDGLVLDLSNNGGGSLEDAVKIAGLFFKTGNVVKQSSRDASRGEQTLSDTDPAVDWAGPLVLLTSRISASASEIVAGTLQDYKRAVIVGGDHTFGKGSVQSVLPMPNNLGALKVTVGMFFVPGGNSTQHRGVEADVVLPGPYSTDDIGEKFLDYSLPPQKIAPFLSPEAYVKEGPGAWSMLKPEWIKSLREKSVARVEKSEDFKKIEDELKKAKARGKLIKVSEVLKDKNETKNKKEKEKVARYGNKDQKNKEYLKRPDINEATNVLMDLMESEAAQPTGKQAAN, encoded by the coding sequence ATGGGCTCATTCAAAGGCATCGCCTCGCTTGTTCTAGCGGGATCTTTTTTGTTCCTCACTTCAAACTCATACGCACAAGGCAAAGACGATCTTGAGTGTCGGTATCTGAGCGCCATCGAAGGCGGTTTCCTTGCAAACCACATTCGCTACGCAAATCGCGACGCTGAATTGGCAAACCACACTGTCGAGCAATATATCAAGCGTATTGACCCTTCGAAAATCTATTTACTTTCAACGGATATCGATCAAATCAAAGGCTGGATGTCCAACCTGTTTGAAAAAACAAAAAACAAAGACTGCGCATTCTTGACTGAAACGCAGAAGTTGTTGGTGAAGCGTGCTGAAGAACGTGCCGCCTTCGCAAAAACGTTCTTGGGTAAAGACTACAAGTTTGATCCAAAGACTGAGTTTACATTCGACCCAGATAAAAAGCCTTTTCCTAAAAACACTGATGAAGCTAATGATTTCATGAAAAAATACATCCACTTCCAGATCGCGAATTACCAGGCGACGGACATGAAGATGGATGAAGCGAAGAAAAATGTGATCAAGACCTATGATCGCGCAGTGAAGCGCTTGCAAGATACCAAAGAAACTGATTTGTACTCAGACTATTTGGACAGTTTCGCAAGAGCTTTGGATCCACATTCAAGTTTCTTTTCTCGCGACAGCTTGGAAGACTTCGAGATCCAAATGCGTTTGTCTTTGGAAGGTATCGGCGCGACACTTTCTTCTCAGGACGGCTTCACGGTTGTTGAACAATTGGTTCCGGGCGGTGCTGCTGCGAAATCGGGTTTGATCGAGCCACAAGATAAGATCATCGCTGTCGGCCAAGAAAAAGGCGCGATGGAAAATGTGATCGACATGGATTTGAAAGATGTGGTTAAGAAAATCCGTGGCGCTAAGGGAACGAAAGTTCGTTTGACGATCCTTCGCAAAAAAGGTGAAAGCAAACAGCGTCTTGATGTTTCTTTGACTCGGGAAAAAGTAAACTTGGAAGACGAAGCAGCTTCTATCATTTACCAAGATAAAGAGATCAACGGTAAAAAGAAGAAGATCGGTATCATCAACTTCCCTTCATTCTACGCGGACTCTCGCCGTGGCGGCCGTTCTTCTGCTGCTGACCTGAAAAAGATCATCAAAGAAGCTAACGAAAAGAAAGTCGACGGGTTGGTTCTTGATCTTTCTAACAACGGTGGCGGTAGCTTGGAAGACGCTGTGAAAATCGCAGGTCTTTTCTTTAAAACGGGTAACGTCGTAAAACAATCTTCGCGCGATGCAAGCCGTGGTGAACAGACGCTGAGTGATACAGATCCTGCAGTAGACTGGGCGGGACCTTTGGTTCTTCTCACAAGCCGTATCAGTGCTTCTGCTTCTGAGATCGTCGCTGGTACTTTGCAAGATTACAAACGTGCTGTCATCGTTGGTGGTGACCACACGTTCGGTAAAGGCTCTGTTCAATCCGTTTTGCCAATGCCAAACAACTTGGGCGCTTTGAAAGTAACGGTCGGCATGTTCTTCGTGCCAGGCGGTAACTCAACTCAGCACCGCGGTGTTGAAGCCGACGTTGTATTGCCAGGCCCTTACAGCACGGACGATATCGGTGAGAAGTTCTTAGATTATTCTTTGCCACCGCAAAAGATCGCTCCATTCTTGTCACCTGAAGCTTACGTGAAAGAAGGTCCAGGCGCTTGGTCAATGCTCAAGCCTGAGTGGATCAAATCTCTGCGTGAAAAGTCAGTGGCTCGCGTTGAGAAAAGCGAAGACTTCAAGAAGATTGAAGATGAGTTGAAGAAGGCAAAAGCTCGCGGCAAGTTGATCAAAGTGAGCGAAGTTCTGAAAGATAAAAACGAGACTAAGAATAAAAAAGAAAAAGAAAAAGTGGCTCGTTACGGCAATAAAGATCAGAAGAACAAAGAATACCTGAAGCGTCCGGATATCAATGAAGCAACGAATGTGTTGATGGATTTGATGGAGTCGGAGGCGGCTCAGCCCACTGGCAAGCAGGCGGCGAATTAA
- the topA gene encoding type I DNA topoisomerase, producing the protein MAKKSADGIKLVVVESPTKAKTIRKFLGKDYVVESCMGHIRDLPQSAKDIPEKVKKEKWAQLGVNVDKNFEPLYCVPKDKTKVVKNLKDKLEEAAELYLATDEDREGESISWHLLEVLKPKVPTKRMVFHEITKDAIQKSLSDTREIDFNLVKAQEARRVLDRLVGYTISPLLWKKVAYGLSAGRVQSVAVRLIVEREHERIRFKSSSYWGILANLQKDGVEFEARLQNVKSQRVATGKDFDGTTGKLVAGKDVLVLDEKRAKDLAAAIKTGAWTVTDVEEKPTTRRPAAPFITSTLQQEANRKMGLSSRETMQVAQKLYEQGFITYMRTDSTFLSNEAITASRNGIQSKYGKEYLPDAPRFYAAKKVKGAQEAHEAIRPAGVSFVDPDETGLTGTQFKLYDMIWKRTIASQMVDARQKQVSAKIQVEEALFGASGMTIEFPGFLRAYVEGSDDPEADLAEREVRLPALKVKDSVKCAKADPTSHETKPPARFTEASLVQTMEKEGIGRPSTYASVIGTIIDRGYVRKQGTALIPTFTAMVVSKLLSRYLPQYVDLGFTSEMERSLDGIADGDLELEKYLKSIYFGPKGLKEQVEEQADKIDPEDARTIKLEGMEKYAFHVGRYGAYLTTQRDGQDVSASLPESESPADITPEIAEKLIDQKINGADALGKDPATDQPIYVLNGRYGPYVQLGDVGDTDKPKRASLPPGVQPEDVTLPIALELLQLPKTLGTHPGTGKEIKAGLGRFGPFVVCDGDYRSIPKGESIFTITLERALEMLSTPKKGRGKAAPLKDLGVHPGTEQAIQIYNGPYGPYIKSGKTNVSLPEGATVETVTLEQAIELINDKAGTTSTKSKGKAKKTAAPKKAATPKAAKKVGKSEKAQQLQVAKVVTRKKAKK; encoded by the coding sequence TGGTTGAGTCTTGCATGGGCCACATCCGTGATTTGCCGCAATCAGCAAAAGACATTCCTGAAAAAGTAAAGAAAGAGAAATGGGCTCAGCTCGGCGTGAACGTCGATAAAAACTTCGAGCCTCTTTACTGTGTTCCAAAAGACAAAACGAAAGTTGTTAAGAATCTCAAAGACAAACTTGAAGAAGCCGCAGAGCTTTATCTCGCGACGGACGAAGACCGCGAAGGGGAAAGTATTAGCTGGCACTTGCTGGAAGTTTTGAAGCCAAAAGTTCCAACCAAGCGAATGGTGTTCCATGAGATCACGAAAGACGCGATCCAAAAATCTCTGAGTGACACGCGCGAGATTGATTTTAATCTTGTGAAGGCTCAAGAAGCCCGCCGTGTTCTGGATCGTTTGGTGGGTTACACGATTTCTCCGCTGCTATGGAAAAAAGTGGCTTACGGTTTGTCAGCAGGCCGTGTGCAATCGGTGGCGGTTCGGTTGATTGTTGAACGCGAACACGAGCGCATCCGTTTCAAAAGCTCCAGTTACTGGGGCATCCTTGCGAACTTGCAAAAAGACGGCGTTGAATTCGAAGCCCGTTTGCAAAATGTGAAATCACAGCGTGTAGCGACTGGTAAAGATTTCGACGGTACAACAGGTAAGCTTGTTGCCGGTAAAGATGTTTTGGTCCTCGATGAAAAAAGAGCCAAAGACCTTGCAGCTGCGATTAAAACCGGCGCATGGACTGTGACAGACGTTGAGGAAAAGCCAACGACTCGTCGCCCGGCAGCTCCGTTCATCACGTCGACTTTGCAACAGGAAGCCAATAGAAAAATGGGCTTGAGTTCGCGCGAGACGATGCAAGTGGCGCAGAAGCTTTACGAGCAAGGTTTCATCACTTACATGAGAACAGATTCGACATTCTTGTCGAACGAGGCGATCACAGCGTCTCGCAATGGCATTCAAAGCAAGTACGGCAAAGAGTATCTTCCGGATGCTCCGCGCTTCTATGCTGCGAAGAAAGTCAAAGGCGCGCAAGAGGCCCATGAAGCCATCCGTCCAGCGGGAGTGAGCTTCGTGGATCCGGATGAAACGGGTCTGACAGGCACTCAGTTTAAACTTTACGATATGATCTGGAAGCGTACGATCGCCAGCCAAATGGTGGATGCTCGCCAGAAACAAGTGAGTGCAAAAATTCAGGTTGAAGAAGCCCTCTTCGGCGCATCGGGAATGACGATTGAATTCCCGGGCTTTCTCCGCGCCTACGTGGAAGGCAGCGATGATCCTGAAGCAGACTTGGCAGAGCGCGAAGTGCGCTTGCCGGCGTTGAAAGTCAAAGATAGCGTCAAATGCGCGAAAGCTGACCCAACTTCACACGAAACAAAACCACCAGCGCGTTTCACTGAGGCCAGTCTCGTACAAACGATGGAAAAAGAAGGTATCGGCCGTCCGTCAACATACGCGTCGGTTATCGGTACCATCATTGATCGTGGTTATGTTCGTAAGCAGGGGACCGCTCTGATTCCGACATTCACGGCGATGGTTGTTTCAAAACTCCTCAGTCGTTACCTTCCTCAGTACGTGGATCTCGGATTCACTTCTGAAATGGAAAGATCACTCGACGGAATCGCTGATGGCGATTTGGAGCTCGAAAAATATTTGAAATCGATTTACTTCGGACCGAAAGGTTTGAAAGAGCAAGTCGAAGAACAAGCTGACAAAATTGATCCAGAAGATGCACGTACGATCAAACTCGAAGGCATGGAAAAATATGCTTTCCACGTCGGTCGTTACGGCGCTTACCTCACCACACAACGTGATGGTCAGGATGTCAGTGCGTCTTTGCCAGAGAGCGAATCTCCGGCGGATATCACTCCGGAAATCGCAGAAAAGCTCATCGATCAAAAAATCAACGGTGCAGATGCTCTTGGTAAAGACCCTGCAACCGATCAGCCGATTTACGTTTTAAACGGTCGCTATGGGCCTTACGTTCAGTTGGGCGATGTGGGTGATACGGACAAACCAAAACGCGCTTCACTGCCTCCAGGTGTGCAGCCTGAAGACGTGACTTTGCCGATAGCTCTTGAGCTTTTGCAATTACCGAAAACTCTCGGCACTCATCCTGGCACGGGTAAAGAGATCAAAGCGGGTCTTGGCCGCTTCGGTCCGTTCGTTGTTTGTGATGGCGATTACCGTTCTATTCCAAAAGGCGAAAGCATTTTCACTATCACACTCGAGCGAGCTCTCGAGATGTTGAGCACGCCGAAAAAAGGCCGTGGTAAAGCAGCTCCGTTGAAAGACTTGGGTGTGCATCCAGGCACTGAGCAGGCGATTCAGATCTACAACGGTCCTTATGGTCCTTACATCAAATCAGGAAAGACGAATGTGTCTTTGCCTGAAGGTGCGACGGTAGAAACTGTGACACTTGAGCAGGCGATTGAGCTTATCAACGACAAAGCTGGTACGACTTCGACGAAGTCTAAAGGAAAGGCTAAAAAAACCGCCGCTCCGAAAAAAGCAGCGACGCCGAAAGCAGCTAAGAAGGTTGGTAAGTCTGAAAAAGCTCAGCAGCTTCAAGTGGCGAAAGTGGTTACTCGTAAAAAAGCTAAGAAATAA